TTTACTGATTTAGGCATCAACGCGATTTGGATGACGCCGGTTGTGGAACAGATTCACGGGGCAACCGACGAAGGAACAGGCGATACCTATGGTTTTCACGGTTACTGGGCGAAAGACTGGACTGCACTAGACCCTAATTTCGGAACAAAGGCAGATTTAAAAGAACTGGTAGAGAAAGCGCACGCCAAAGGAATCAGAATCGTGCTCGATGCGGTGGTTAATCACACCGGACCGGTAACTGCCACAGATCCAGTTTATCCCGCTTCATGGGTGCGGACTTCGCCTCAATGCCAGTACAACAACTACCAGAATACCACCGCCTGCACACTTGTCGCCAATCTTCCGGACGTTATCACTGAGTCTGACGCTGCGGCAGAATTACCGCAGATGCTGGTAGACAAATGGAGAAGTGAAGGACGTTATGAAACTGAAATGAAATCGCTGGACGAGTTTTTTGCCCGAACAGGCTATCCGAAAGCGCCCAAATATTACATCATGAAGTGGCTTGCAGATTATGTGCAGGAGTTCGGCATCGACGGTTATCGCGTGGATACCGTAAAACACACCAACGAAGATGTATGGAAAGATTTCCAGCTGATTTGCCAGGAAGCTTTTGATATTTACAAAACCGAAAATCCAGCTAAGGTGCTTGATAATAACCTTTTCTTTATGGTTGGCGAAGTGTACGGCTACGGAATATCGCAGAAACAGGATTACAATTTTGGAGATAAAAAGGTGAATTATTATCAGAATGGTTTCAAATCTTTGATTAATTTCGATTTTAAAGGCGATGCCAACAAAACTTATGATGAGTTATTTTCAGATTATTCGAAACTGCTGCATTCAGATTTAAACGGGAAGACCGTGATGAATTATCTGACGTCGCACGATGACGGTTCACCTTTCGATAAAGACCGGAAAAGAACCTATGAATCTGCCACAAAACTTCTGCTTGCGCCCGGAATTTCACAGGTTTATTACGGCGACGAAACTGCAAGAGATCTAACAATTGAGGGAACTACGGGCGATGCGACTTTAAGAAGTAATATGAACTGGAGCGATGTGAAATATAATCCGGGGACAAAGAAACTGCTTGAACATTACCAGAAACTGGGTAAATTCCGTGCGAATCATCCTGCGGTTGGTGCTGGTGTTCATCAGGTAGTTTCGGCAGCGCCGTACTGGTTTACCAGAACTTATCAGAACGATGTGGTTTTGGTGGGACTGGATCTTAATTCTGGCTTAAAAACCGTTTCAGTAACGGGTATTTTTGAGGGTGGAACGAAAGTACGCGACGCTTATTCAGGGAAAACCAGCAAAGTAGAAAACGGCCGGATTTCGTTCGATACCGAATTTTCGATAGTTCTTGTTGAAAAGATTTAAGAGTAATGAAACAACTTTTTACTGTACTTTCTCTTTTTTTTGCGTTATCTGTATTCGGACAGAAAGTTCCGCAAATCAACAAAACTGAGTTTTCTAAAACATCTTTAGCGCAAAAAATTACTTCGCAAACCGGCACAAAACTTTCTGTTGGTGAAGTTTTAAAAAAGCACGAAGGCAAAATTCTCATCATCGATTTCTGGGCTAGTTGGTGCCAGGACTGTATTTTGGCGTTGCCCGCGACGAAAGAATTGAAAGAAAACAATCCGGAAGTTGAGTTTGTGTATTTCTCTCTCGACCGTTCGCATGAGCAATGGAACAGAGGTCTCGCGAAATACGGCATCGACGCAGAAGAGAATTATTGGTTCGATGAAGGCTGGAAAAACAGTTTTAACAACTTTATCGAGTTGAACTGGGTGCCAAGATTTATCGTTGTTGATCAGCGCGGTGCAATCGCTGATTATTACGCGGTAAGTCCCTCGGATCCGGAACTGCTGGAAACAATTAAAAAGCTGAAAAAATAAAATAAGTGATTATTTTAAACCTAATGGCCTGTTTAGAAAATCATTCAGCGGTTTCATGCTTTTAAAAATGAAGGCAAAATTCTGCGCTGCATTTTCATTCATCAACACTTCGTCAGAAACTGGGTGACTTACGTTGAAACTTTTAAGTTTTAGATATTCCGCCATTGGATCGTCTTTTTCGAATCCGTTTGGTACGCGCGTCAGTTTGTGTTCTACGCTTAACCCGCGGAAATTATTCCTGAACTCATCCTTTTCAAGAATTTCGATGAATTCCGTCTTATTCATCGAGATTTCTTTTCGTACTTCGCGTAACGCATCACGCTGAGGCTGGTACAGTCCGCCGGCTAAAAAAGATTTTCCGGGTTCTATATGAAGGTAGTATCCGGCGCTTCCGTTGCCTCTTTTAAAACCTAATCCGGCGCCAAAATTGGTTTTGTAAGGTGTTTTATCGAGCGAGAATCTGGTATCGCGGTAAATTCTGAACAACGTCTTCCTGGCGTCAAGTTTCAGAATTTCTTCATCAAACAGACCAATCTCATCAATCAAATCTTCCACGAATGCAGCTACATTTGTATTTGCTGCGATGTAACGTTCACGGTTATCGGCGAACCATTCGCGGTTGTTGTTATGCGCTAAATCCTTTAAAAACTGTAAGGTTGAAGAGTTGATAGTTACCGGCATTACAAAATATTTTTAAGTTCAAATGTAGAAAATATAAGCGGACCTTACATTCGTGAGGGCTGGTTTAACAAAAGTTTAATAAAACAATAGATTTTTTATCAATTCAAAAAACCCTATATTTGCAGAATATTTAAAATACTTAATGAATTTATTTACGGAAACCAATTTAAGCCCTGAAATCTTGAAGGCAATTGGCGAACTGGGCTTCGAAAGTCCCACAGAAATCCAAAAACAGACCATTCCATTTATCTCTACAGATATTCGCGATTTAATCGCACTAGCGCAGACTGGGACGGGCAAAACAGCAGCATTTTCGCTTCCGATTTTGGATATGATTGACGATGGTAGTCGCAAAATCCAATTTTTGGTGCTTTGTCCGACAAGAGAACTGTGTCTTCAGATTACGAAAGACATTAAAAATTATTCGAAATACATGAATAACATCAAAACCACAGCGGTTTATGGTGGAAGCAGTATTACGGATCAGATCCGCTCCCTTCGCGACAAACCACAGATTATCGTGGGAACGCCGGGCCGTGTGATCGACCTTATTAACAGAAAAGCACTCGACTTTTCAGAAATTCAGTGGCTCGTTTTAGACGAGGCAGATGAAATGCTTTCAATGGGTTTCAAAGATGATTTGGAAACTATTTTAAGAGAAACACCAGAAACCAAACACACTTATTTATTCTCAGCAACGATGAATAAAGAGGTTGAACGGATTTCTAAAAGTTATCTTACCGCGCCGCACCGTATTTCGGTAGGTTCTATCAATGAGGTTAAGAAAAACATCAAGCACGAATTTTATGTGGTAGGTTACCGTCATAAAAAAGAAGCTTTGAAGAGACTTATCGACGCAAACCCTAATCAATACTCAATTCTTTTCTGCCGTACCCGTATGGAAACGCAGGAAGTTGCTGACTTTTTGATGCAGAACGGTTATGCAGCAGATGCACTTCACGGTGATCTTTCGCAGGCGCAGCGTGACACGGTAATGAAAAAATTCCGTTTGAAGAATATTGACATTCTGGTTGCCACTGATGTAGCGGCGAGAGGTTTGGATGTAGATTCATTAACACACGTGATCCACTATTCTTTACCTGATGATCCTGAAGTTTTCGTTCACAGAAGCGGAAGAACAGGTAGAGCAGGGAAGGACGGAATCTCGATGTCTTTAATTAAGCCTGAAGAATCAAGAAAATTAAAGCAGATCAAAATGTCGACGAAAATTGACATTGTTGAGAAGAAAGTTCCGACCGGCGATGCGATTATCAAGGCGCAGGTTGGTGGTGTTTTCGAGAAATTATTTACCGAACACCTCGAGTTTTTCAATTTCGACGACGCGTTGATCCCGGATTTATCAGAATTTACAAAAGAGGAGCTTGTTCATAAGATGTTGCAACTGCAACTGAGAGAACTTGCAATGTTCTACAAGGACAAGAACGACCTTGCAGATCAGAAATTCAATGCTGACGACCGTGGTGGCGACAGCAGAAGAGACCGTGACAGAGATCGTGGCCGCGACCGTGAAAGAGGTGGTGACCGAGGTGAACGTCGTGAATTCAGCCGTGATGGCGGTAGAGAATCGAGAGACCGCAAGCCAAGAAGAAACAATACTGATATGGTGAGATTTTTCTTCAATCTTGGTAAGAAAGACCAGCTGAAGAAGATGGATATGCTCGAAATCATAAATAAATCTACAGCAAAATCCAAGAAACGACCAGACATTGGTGATATTGAAATCTTAGAGAAATTTTCATTCTTCGAGGTAGAGAAATCGTTCAAAGATGAGGTGATGAAAGGTATGCAGAGCCAGAAATTCAAAGGAAAAGAGATGAGAGCTGAAATAGCCGGATAATCTTTTTGCTCTTTATATATTTAAAAAAAAATCAGTTTTTGTTTCGGCAAAGCTGATTTTTTTTTGCTCAAATTCTTTTTTTCTAATGTGAATAAAACTTAATATAAAAAGCGGATTGTTTGAGACCTTTTTCGGAAATTTGCACGACAAAATTTAAACAAAAAAATTATGGGAATCGGTAATATCTTTAAAGCCTTCCAACCAAAAGACAAAGTGTTCTTTGTACTGTTCGAGAAAGTTGCGGAAACGCTTACAGAAATGTCGAAAGAGTTTCACGAAGGTCTGTTGGATTTTGATATCAACGATGATACAATGCTCACCAACATGAGCGATTATGAGCACAAGCTTGATGATCTTACGCACGAAATTTTTGTGCAGCTCGGCGAAAATTTCATCACTCCTTTCGACCGTGAAGATATCAGCCATCTTGCGAGTGCGCTGGACGATATTGCAGATTTCATGTACGCTTCCGCGAAGTATATTTACCTTTATAAGACACCGCTGGATCCTGCGTATTCAGAATTCTCACTGCTCATTTATAAATCCTGCCTTGAAATTCAGAGTGCAATGGGTAACCTTAAAGAATTTAAGAATGCCAAAGCCGTGAAGGAATCGTGCATCAAAATCAACAGCTTCGAGAATATCGCTGATGACGTGCTGAGCCAGGCTACCGTAAAACTTTTCGAAACCAACGATGCAATAAATATCATTAAAATAAAATCTGTTCTGGAATATCTGGAGACCGTGACGGACAAAGCAGAGGATGTTGCCAACATCATGGACAGCATTGTAATTAAGTACGCTTAACCGCGCTTTGACAAACCAAAAAGTTTAGAATGGAATTACCTGTATTATTGATTATTATCATTGTTTTAGCTTTAATCTTTGATTACATCAACGGATTTCATGATGCAGCAAACTCAATTGCTACCATTGTTTCCACTAAAGTTCTTACGCCGTTTCAGGCAGTGCTATGGGCCGCCGTCTGGAATTTTGCGGCTTTTTTCGTGGCCATGTATATTATTGGCGAGTTCAAAATCGGTAACACCATTGCCAAAACCGTAAATGAAGATTTTATTAACCTCGAAGTTATTTTTGCGGGTCTGGTTGCCGCAATTTCCTGGAATCTCCTTACGTGGTGGTTCGGTATACCTTCATCATCATCCCACACACTGATCGGTGGTTTTCTTGGCGCAGCGCTGATGCATGCTTTTGTGATGGATTATCATCATGTGGCACTTGCAAACCCGGATTTCAATATTTGGGAAAACGGCAAAGCAGCCATGCAGCAGGTCTTTACGCAGGATGTAGTGAAATATGAAAAAGTAATTCCTATTTTCCTGTTCATCTTTATGGCGCCGTTTATTGGGATGCTCGTTTCAATTATCATTACGCTGATCATTGTATATTTTGCAAAAAACAGCAACCCACGTAAAGCGGATAAACAGTTTAAGAAATGGCAGCTTGTTTCTTCCGCACTGTTCAGTCTGGGCCATGGTCTAAATGACGCACAGAAAGTAATGGGAATTATCGGCGCGGCCGTAATTTATTATCACGTAAGCATGATCGGCGGTACAGATGAGTACGCAATGATGGCTTCTGCAGACAGGTTTAAGCACTTTACTACCGATTATATCTGGGTGCCGTTTGTATCCTTCCTCGCGATTGGTTTGGGAACGATGAGTGGAGGCTGGAAAATTGTGAAAACAATGGGTACCAAGATCACCAAAGTTACTCCTCTTGAAGGCGTAAGCGCGGAATCGGCAGGTGCAATTACATTGTTTATTACGGATCACCTCGGGATCCCGGTTTCTACAACACACACCATCACCGGTGCAATCATCGGAGTTGGATTAACCAAAAGGGTTTCGGCTGTACGCTGGGGAATCACGGTAAGCCTTCTTTGGGCCTGGGTTCTTACGATACCTATTTCTGCAATTGTAGCCGGAATTACGTATCTCGTCGTAATTACAGTGAGATAAATTCATAACTTAAAAACACAAACCACCGCTCAAACGGTGGTTTTTTCGTGCCGTTTTTTCAATGAAAAAACTTTTTAAAATTGTAGTTTTGTCTAAACAAGAATTATATGCACTTTTTAGAGGAATATCAGGAAATCGTAACTAAGGCTGTCGAAAAATATACGTTCAAAGACAAGCCAACCGAACTGTATGATCCCATGAACTATATTATTTCGCACGGCGGCAAACGGCTGCGTCCAATTATGGTTCTGATGGCGAATGATATGTTTGGTGGGGATATTCAGAAGGCGATAAAGCCAGCACTTGCAATAGAGTTTTTCCATAATTTCACGCTGATTCATGATGATATCATGGACGAAGCGCCACTTCGCCGCAACAAGCCGACGATCCATACGCTTCATGGTCTGAATGCCGGAATTCTTTCAGGCGATGCACTTTTGCTGAAATCGTATAAGTTTTTTGAAGATCTTGAACCTGAACTTTTCAAAGCCTGTATCCGCGTGTTCACACACACCGGGCTATTGCTTTGCGAAGGCCAGCAATACGACATCAATTTCGAAACCTTAGGCGACGTTACTTTCAACGATTATATCCGAATGATTACGTATAAGACGGGAGTTCTAACCGCTTCGTCGTTTGAGATCGGTGCGTTGATTGCAGGTTCAGATTTTAAAGATGCAAAGGCGATTTTCAATTTTGGTAAAAACTTAGGGATTGCCTTCCAGATTATGGATGATTATCTTGATGTATTCGGTGATCAGGAGCAGTTTGGTAAAAAACACGCTGGGGATATCTACGAAAATAAAAAAACCGTGCTCTACCTTTTGGCCAAAGAACATGGCACCGAGGAAGAACAGAAAGAACTCGATTATTGGTACGCGAAAAAAACCGACAATGTAGACAAAGTATACAGCGTTGAAAAGATCTTCCGCCGAACAAAAGTGGATGAGAAAACGCTGCATCTGATCCAGAAATACAATGAGATCGCGCAGGGCTATCTGAACCGCATCAACGTGCCCGACGAAAAGAAAAAACCATTTGTGGAACTCGCTAATTACCTGCTAAGAAGGGAAAGTTAAAATGATGCATTGCTGCTCATAATTTTTTGATCAGATCCGGACATCGCTACTCCTACCTCAAAAAATCATCATGAAATTCCGCACTGAAGTTCATATTCCCGCTTCCGAAACTAAAATAGAAACCGAAGATCAAGTGTTTTCGGTTGGTTCCTGCTTTGCAACCGAGATGTCGGAACTGCTTGCAAAAGGCCAAATTCAGACTTTAAATAATCCTTTTGGAACTCTTTTTAACCCCTATTCGGTTAATTTTTCGCTGAAAAAACTGCACGGTTCGGCTTTTTATACCGAGGCAGATCTGATTAAATATAACGACGAAATTATTTCGCTTGATCATCACAGCCAGTTCAGTTCGCGTTTTCTGCATAAAACATTAGATGCAGTAAATGAAAAAATTGAGGAGGGCAACCGCTTTCTGCAGAACACGAAGTGGGTCATCATTACGTACGGAACCTCATTTATATATGAATTTCTGCCAAAGAACAAGCTCGTTGCAAACTGCCATAAAATTCCGGGGAAATTTTTCAAGAAAAGACTTTTGACGCATCTTGAACTTACGGATTCAATTTACGAAACGGTTACATCGCTTAAAGATATCTGTGAAGATAATGTGCAGATTCTGTTCACGGTTTCGCCGGTGCGTCACACAAAAGACGGTATGGCGGAAAATAACCTGAGCAAAGCGAAACTCATTTCAGCAATCCATGAGATTTTGCCGCAGTTTGAGAACTGCCACTATCTCCCGGTTTACGAGCTGATGATGGATGATCTGCGCGATTACCGTTTCTATAAAGAAGATTTAATTCACCCGAATACACAGGCTGTGCAGTATATCTGGGAAAAATTTTCACAAGCCTATTTCTCGCAAGAAACCATGGATTTTGTTGAAGAAAATTTTAAAATAGGTAAAGCATTGGAGCATGAACCCTCAGATGAAACAGACCCAAAATATCAGGAATTTCTGCAGAATTTAAATAAAAAGATAGAAGCTCAGCAGGCAAAAGTGAAACATAAAATATTTATTTGATGGACATTGACATTAAGGAATTTGAAGCTGACCAGCTTGAACTGCTCACGCAGCTGTCGCGCCAGACTTTTACCGAAACCTTTGCCGAACATACTTCTCCCGAAGATTTGAAGTTGTTTTTAAGTGATCATCTTACTTACGATCTGCTTGCTTCTGAAACATCAAACCCAAACTCAAAGTTCTATTTTATGACTGTTAACGGAAAGGTCGCCGGCTACATGAAACTCAATATAGATGATGCACAATGCGAAATGAGGGAGATAGAAGGTATGGAGGTGGAGCGTATTTATATTCTAAAAGAATTTCTGGGTAGAAGGCTCGGCCAGTTCTTGCTCGAAAAAGCATTCAGCAAAGGCCGGGAATGGGGTAAAACGTACGTTTGGCTTGGCGTATGGGAGCATAATATGCGCGCACTTGCTTTTTACAAAAAGAATGGGTTTGAAGTTTTTGATCAGCACGCTTTTCCCGTAGGTAATGATCCTCAGATCGATTTAATGATGAGACGGCCCCTTTAATATTTAATAATGATCGATACACATACACACCTATATTCAGAAGAATTCAGCAGCGACCGGGATGAAATGATTCAGAGGGCTGTGGCCGCAGGAGTCACGAAGTTTTATCTTCCCGCCATCGATTCTTCTACTCACGCAAACATGCTTGCGCTCGAAGATCAGTATCCAGATAAAGTTATTGCGATGATGGGGCTTCACCCGTGTTCAGTAAAAGCTGAAACTTGGAAAAAGGAACTCGCTCTGGTCGAAGATTATCTCAGCAAGAAAAATTTCGCTGCGATCGGTGAGATCGGGATTGATTTGTATTGGGACAAAACCACTTTGGATATTCAGATAAAAGCTTTTGAGCGCCAAATCGACTGGGCTATTGAAAGAGATTTACCGATCGTTATTCACACGCGAGAAAGTTTCGATGAAGTTTTCGCGGTTTTAGAAAGGAAGCAACATCCAAAATTACGCGGAATTTTCCATTGCTTTTCCGGCAATTTAGATCAGGCAAAACGAGCCATTGATCTTAATTTTATTTTAGGAATCGGTGGAGTAGTGACCTTTAAAAACGGTAAGATCGATCAGTTTCTGCATGAAATACCTTTAGAAAAAATAGTGCTCGAAACCGATTCGCCATATCTGGCGCCGGTTCCGCACCGCGGCAAAAGAAACGAAAGCGCTTACATCGGGTTGGTCGCGGGTAAACTCGTGGATATTTACGGGAAAAGTTTTGCTGAAATTGATAAAATTACGACGGAAAACGCGGAAAGGGTATTCAGCCCTAAAAATCTGTAAATATAATATCGATCTAAACATAAAAAAAACGGGCAAAAATGCCCGTTTACTTTTTTCAAGTTATCTATTCCTCGTAAAATTACTCTTGTTGTTCGGTTTTTTAGAACCGATGCTTTCTCTGCCTTGCGCTCTTGGCCGCGGCGTGAAAGGTTTATTGTTCGAGTCTCTTTTTTCTTCTTTTAAGTTGTCTGTATGGAAGGGATGGTCTTTCTCAACCGGAATTTTCTTACCGATCAGTTTTTCGGTGCTTTTAAGATTCACCAGATCCAGGCCGTCTACAAAAGAGATGGAGCTACCATCTGCACCAGCTCTGCCGGTTCTTCCGATCCTGTGAACATAGGTTTCAGACACATCAGAAAGTTCGAAATTTACGACATATTTCAGTTCATCAATATCAATTCCGCGCGCTGCAATATCCGTCGCAACAAGAATTCTTGTTTTGCCCGACTTGAAATTGTTCAGTGCGTTCTGTCTTTGGTTCTGCGATTTGTTACCATGGATGGCTTCCGCAGAAATTTTGTGCGACTGCAGCTTCCGCGCGATTTTGTCAGCACCGTGTTTTGTTCTTGAAAATACAAGCACAGAATCTGAAATATCGTTCATCAGGATATGTGTCAGCAGTTCGAGTTTGTTTTCTTTTTCCACAAAATACACTTTCTGCTTAATGGTGTCGGCAGTGGCTGAAACGGGTGCTACTTCTACTTTTACCGGATTGGTAAGCATTGAATTGGCCAGTTTGCTGATCTCATCAGGGAATGTTGCTGAAAAAAACAGCGTCTGGCGTTTTGGTGGAAGTAGTTTTATAATTCTCTTTACATCGTGCACAAAGCCCATATCGAGCATTCGGTCGGCTTCGTCAAGAACGAAAATTTCCAGATTTTTAAGAGAAATAATTCCCTGCGAAATAAAATCGAGCAACCTTCCGGGCGTAGCCACCAGGATGTCGACGCCTTTTTTTAAAGCAGCTTCCTGCCCACTTTGTTTTACACCGCCGAAAACAACGAGGTTTCTGAGGCGAAGGTGTCTTCCGTAAGCGTTGAAGCTTTCTTCAATCTGGATCGCCAACTCTCGGGTTGGTGTTAAGATCAAGGCTTTGATCTGGTTATTTCTGATGTTTTTTTCTGTTAAATTCTGCAGAATCGGTATGGCGAAAGCGGCTGTTTTTCCGGTTCCGGTCTGTGCCGTTCCTAAAAGGTCGCGGCCCTGCAGTATACTTGGGATCGCTTTTGCCTGAATTGGTGTAGGCTGCGTGTAACCTTCTTCCTGTAGCGCTTTCGCGATAGGATCGATAAGTTGTAAGTCGGTAAAATTCAAATGAAATGTTTTAAATTAAAATAAAATGAGCTTCGTCATTCTTTTTAGTAATGAAACGAGGGAATGAATTAAGAAAATCGCGTGAAATTTTCAGGGTTCCGCAGGTGGCGGATTCATCAAGAATGGCATCGTTCATAAAAAATCCTTCCGGCGAGGAAGGAGTTTTCGTGCTGCAAATATAGTGTAAATTTATTTAGTATGGTCTCGCGCTAATCGCTAACCTTCGTCCAGGTCTGCGTTTTGCGTAATCCTTCAATAAAATCGTAAAGTTCATCCAGTTTCTGTGTTCCGCGTTTGCCGTAATCTTCAATGTTTTTCTGCGTACCGTCCGCGAACGTAATTCTTAAATTCGAAGTGGGTAAATCGGTCACATTTTTGTTTCCGTAGTAATTGTTTAATGCTTTTGGGTTTAAAGAATCCAGCATTGTAAGCAGTTTGATGTAATCTGCTTCTTTAATTGTTGCTTTAAAAGTGCCTTCACGCGGTGCTGAAAATTCGTCTTTTGAACGGCCTTCGGTAAACGTAAATCTCTCCGCTTCGATAATTGCGTCCCGGTCAGGGTTGATGGTGATTTTAAAAATAGGGCAAAAGCCGAAACATGCACCGGCTTCATATTCAATCTGCGAATATTTCGGTGAAGCGGTTGTAGCA
This window of the Flavobacteriaceae bacterium 3519-10 genome carries:
- a CDS encoding Periplasmic alpha-amylase — encoded protein: MKKIFLLAGFAMLTSCATLQNNSKPNFTWEGANMYFLLTDRFANGDKNNDVNFGRTEKAAVLRGFEGGDLRGIIQKIDENYFTDLGINAIWMTPVVEQIHGATDEGTGDTYGFHGYWAKDWTALDPNFGTKADLKELVEKAHAKGIRIVLDAVVNHTGPVTATDPVYPASWVRTSPQCQYNNYQNTTACTLVANLPDVITESDAAAELPQMLVDKWRSEGRYETEMKSLDEFFARTGYPKAPKYYIMKWLADYVQEFGIDGYRVDTVKHTNEDVWKDFQLICQEAFDIYKTENPAKVLDNNLFFMVGEVYGYGISQKQDYNFGDKKVNYYQNGFKSLINFDFKGDANKTYDELFSDYSKLLHSDLNGKTVMNYLTSHDDGSPFDKDRKRTYESATKLLLAPGISQVYYGDETARDLTIEGTTGDATLRSNMNWSDVKYNPGTKKLLEHYQKLGKFRANHPAVGAGVHQVVSAAPYWFTRTYQNDVVLVGLDLNSGLKTVSVTGIFEGGTKVRDAYSGKTSKVENGRISFDTEFSIVLVEKI
- a CDS encoding alkyl hydroperoxide reductase/ Thiol specific antioxidant/ Mal allergen; this translates as MKQLFTVLSLFFALSVFGQKVPQINKTEFSKTSLAQKITSQTGTKLSVGEVLKKHEGKILIIDFWASWCQDCILALPATKELKENNPEVEFVYFSLDRSHEQWNRGLAKYGIDAEENYWFDEGWKNSFNNFIELNWVPRFIVVDQRGAIADYYAVSPSDPELLETIKKLKK
- a CDS encoding Cold-shock DEAD-box protein A, yielding MNLFTETNLSPEILKAIGELGFESPTEIQKQTIPFISTDIRDLIALAQTGTGKTAAFSLPILDMIDDGSRKIQFLVLCPTRELCLQITKDIKNYSKYMNNIKTTAVYGGSSITDQIRSLRDKPQIIVGTPGRVIDLINRKALDFSEIQWLVLDEADEMLSMGFKDDLETILRETPETKHTYLFSATMNKEVERISKSYLTAPHRISVGSINEVKKNIKHEFYVVGYRHKKEALKRLIDANPNQYSILFCRTRMETQEVADFLMQNGYAADALHGDLSQAQRDTVMKKFRLKNIDILVATDVAARGLDVDSLTHVIHYSLPDDPEVFVHRSGRTGRAGKDGISMSLIKPEESRKLKQIKMSTKIDIVEKKVPTGDAIIKAQVGGVFEKLFTEHLEFFNFDDALIPDLSEFTKEELVHKMLQLQLRELAMFYKDKNDLADQKFNADDRGGDSRRDRDRDRGRDRERGGDRGERREFSRDGGRESRDRKPRRNNTDMVRFFFNLGKKDQLKKMDMLEIINKSTAKSKKRPDIGDIEILEKFSFFEVEKSFKDEVMKGMQSQKFKGKEMRAEIAG
- a CDS encoding possible phosphate transport regulator, whose amino-acid sequence is MGIGNIFKAFQPKDKVFFVLFEKVAETLTEMSKEFHEGLLDFDINDDTMLTNMSDYEHKLDDLTHEIFVQLGENFITPFDREDISHLASALDDIADFMYASAKYIYLYKTPLDPAYSEFSLLIYKSCLEIQSAMGNLKEFKNAKAVKESCIKINSFENIADDVLSQATVKLFETNDAINIIKIKSVLEYLETVTDKAEDVANIMDSIVIKYA
- a CDS encoding Probable low-affinity inorganic phosphate transporter, translated to MELPVLLIIIIVLALIFDYINGFHDAANSIATIVSTKVLTPFQAVLWAAVWNFAAFFVAMYIIGEFKIGNTIAKTVNEDFINLEVIFAGLVAAISWNLLTWWFGIPSSSSHTLIGGFLGAALMHAFVMDYHHVALANPDFNIWENGKAAMQQVFTQDVVKYEKVIPIFLFIFMAPFIGMLVSIIITLIIVYFAKNSNPRKADKQFKKWQLVSSALFSLGHGLNDAQKVMGIIGAAVIYYHVSMIGGTDEYAMMASADRFKHFTTDYIWVPFVSFLAIGLGTMSGGWKIVKTMGTKITKVTPLEGVSAESAGAITLFITDHLGIPVSTTHTITGAIIGVGLTKRVSAVRWGITVSLLWAWVLTIPISAIVAGITYLVVITVR
- a CDS encoding Octaprenyl-diphosphate synthase, with amino-acid sequence MHFLEEYQEIVTKAVEKYTFKDKPTELYDPMNYIISHGGKRLRPIMVLMANDMFGGDIQKAIKPALAIEFFHNFTLIHDDIMDEAPLRRNKPTIHTLHGLNAGILSGDALLLKSYKFFEDLEPELFKACIRVFTHTGLLLCEGQQYDINFETLGDVTFNDYIRMITYKTGVLTASSFEIGALIAGSDFKDAKAIFNFGKNLGIAFQIMDDYLDVFGDQEQFGKKHAGDIYENKKTVLYLLAKEHGTEEEQKELDYWYAKKTDNVDKVYSVEKIFRRTKVDEKTLHLIQKYNEIAQGYLNRINVPDEKKKPFVELANYLLRRES
- a CDS encoding protease synthase and sporulation negative regulatory protein pai 1 — protein: MMDIDIKEFEADQLELLTQLSRQTFTETFAEHTSPEDLKLFLSDHLTYDLLASETSNPNSKFYFMTVNGKVAGYMKLNIDDAQCEMREIEGMEVERIYILKEFLGRRLGQFLLEKAFSKGREWGKTYVWLGVWEHNMRALAFYKKNGFEVFDQHAFPVGNDPQIDLMMRRPL
- a CDS encoding Putative deoxyribonuclease YcfH, translated to MIDTHTHLYSEEFSSDRDEMIQRAVAAGVTKFYLPAIDSSTHANMLALEDQYPDKVIAMMGLHPCSVKAETWKKELALVEDYLSKKNFAAIGEIGIDLYWDKTTLDIQIKAFERQIDWAIERDLPIVIHTRESFDEVFAVLERKQHPKLRGIFHCFSGNLDQAKRAIDLNFILGIGGVVTFKNGKIDQFLHEIPLEKIVLETDSPYLAPVPHRGKRNESAYIGLVAGKLVDIYGKSFAEIDKITTENAERVFSPKNL
- a CDS encoding ATP-dependent RNA helicase RhlE, with product MNFTDLQLIDPIAKALQEEGYTQPTPIQAKAIPSILQGRDLLGTAQTGTGKTAAFAIPILQNLTEKNIRNNQIKALILTPTRELAIQIEESFNAYGRHLRLRNLVVFGGVKQSGQEAALKKGVDILVATPGRLLDFISQGIISLKNLEIFVLDEADRMLDMGFVHDVKRIIKLLPPKRQTLFFSATFPDEISKLANSMLTNPVKVEVAPVSATADTIKQKVYFVEKENKLELLTHILMNDISDSVLVFSRTKHGADKIARKLQSHKISAEAIHGNKSQNQRQNALNNFKSGKTRILVATDIAARGIDIDELKYVVNFELSDVSETYVHRIGRTGRAGADGSSISFVDGLDLVNLKSTEKLIGKKIPVEKDHPFHTDNLKEEKRDSNNKPFTPRPRAQGRESIGSKKPNNKSNFTRNR